In Fibrobacter sp. UWB5, a genomic segment contains:
- a CDS encoding endo-1,4-beta-xylanase: MLKKILTAGVFSAVALSAAPLLTNGDLSYGDGGWYVWNNPDGPAKYESKIGVEGLGVNGSEGVKLTVTELPNPSWGLQLQPPKWLADSAYYKLSFKAKGNMPINAIIQGGPPDWRQKESASFMLTKDWKEYSMIFLADQKGYGVNNVTFHVGLAKGWLQMDDVFIEKIEGMDDMTWYNNSAARIDSLRKKDLTLKAAPGTQVKVELMRHAFPFGTALALYPTKDSVETWYRKTANKYFWYGVPENQFKWPEYEPKKGKIRREEFKQYLDYVNDYKWGFRAHTLMWGHQGYGFDKHFSNQGSCKDISKKIKERITRDVKEYKGRIKEYDVWNEAFHEPFIFNKCGWDLLDSAHVWAHRADPEARLFINEYNVVSAGETDRLYEIVKGMLERKVPVHGIGVQCHFGDRQLNPAFIKARFDRLGSLGLPIKVTELDFGDWQKGMYFGEEEQAKRYEMFLRIAFSHPAVEGIVLWGFWDGRHWVKNGGIVAMDGREKPAAKLIYDLWHKVWTTNGTFKADENGVVKFRGYPGKYKVTIDGKSEMVELK, from the coding sequence ATGCTCAAAAAAATCTTGACCGCAGGCGTTTTCAGCGCCGTAGCACTTAGTGCAGCACCGCTCCTCACCAACGGCGACTTGTCCTACGGTGACGGCGGTTGGTATGTTTGGAACAACCCCGATGGCCCCGCCAAGTACGAAAGCAAAATCGGTGTCGAAGGCCTCGGCGTAAACGGCAGCGAAGGCGTCAAGCTCACGGTGACCGAACTCCCGAACCCCTCTTGGGGTTTGCAGTTGCAGCCGCCCAAGTGGCTCGCCGACTCAGCCTACTACAAGCTCAGCTTTAAGGCCAAGGGCAACATGCCCATTAACGCCATCATTCAGGGTGGTCCTCCTGACTGGCGCCAGAAAGAAAGCGCCTCGTTCATGCTGACCAAGGACTGGAAGGAATATTCCATGATTTTCCTTGCCGACCAGAAGGGTTACGGCGTGAACAACGTGACATTCCACGTGGGCCTTGCCAAGGGCTGGCTCCAGATGGATGACGTGTTTATCGAAAAAATCGAAGGCATGGATGACATGACCTGGTACAACAATTCCGCCGCCCGCATCGACAGCCTGCGCAAAAAAGACTTGACGCTCAAGGCTGCCCCCGGCACCCAGGTGAAGGTGGAACTCATGCGCCACGCATTCCCCTTCGGTACAGCACTCGCCCTCTACCCCACCAAGGACAGCGTCGAAACCTGGTACCGCAAGACCGCCAATAAGTACTTCTGGTATGGCGTTCCCGAAAACCAGTTCAAGTGGCCGGAATACGAACCCAAGAAGGGCAAGATCCGCCGCGAAGAATTCAAGCAGTACCTGGATTACGTGAACGATTACAAGTGGGGCTTCCGCGCCCATACGCTCATGTGGGGCCACCAGGGTTACGGCTTCGACAAGCACTTCAGTAACCAGGGCAGCTGCAAGGATATCTCGAAAAAGATCAAGGAACGCATCACCCGCGACGTGAAGGAATACAAGGGCCGCATCAAGGAATACGACGTGTGGAACGAAGCATTCCACGAACCGTTCATCTTTAACAAGTGCGGCTGGGACCTGTTGGATAGCGCCCACGTTTGGGCTCACCGCGCCGACCCCGAGGCACGACTCTTCATCAACGAATACAACGTAGTGTCCGCCGGCGAAACCGACCGCCTGTACGAAATCGTGAAGGGCATGCTCGAACGCAAGGTTCCTGTACACGGTATCGGCGTACAGTGCCACTTCGGCGACCGCCAGCTGAATCCGGCATTCATCAAGGCCCGCTTCGATAGGCTCGGATCTCTGGGGCTCCCGATCAAGGTGACCGAACTTGACTTTGGCGACTGGCAGAAGGGCATGTACTTCGGCGAAGAAGAACAGGCCAAGCGCTACGAGATGTTCCTGCGCATCGCATTCAGCCACCCGGCTGTCGAAGGCATTGTGCTGTGGGGCTTCTGGGATGGCCGTCACTGGGTCAAGAACGGCGGTATCGTTGCCATGGACGGTCGCGAAAAGCCCGCTGCCAAGCTCATTTACGACTTGTGGCACAAGGTGTGGACCACCAACGGTACGTTCAAGGCCGACGAAAACGGTGTCGTGAAATTCCGCGGCTACCCTGGCAAGTACAAAGTAACCATCGACGGCAAGTCCGAAATGGTTGAGTTAAAGTAG
- a CDS encoding FISUMP domain-containing protein has translation MATATCALSFALAFTACDDSTSASDNGGNGGNGGANVACTNEPVECPTIQFENEVYDYRDCNHYKIQTFGTQTWMTENLNYNGCETKGQNWCYGGDAANCQKYGRLYTWTAAMGLDKSYQKNYANLPEGTVTNGLCPVGYHIPSDAETDILIAYLEDNDKVAEFNFQFGGKNNFAGFADLDRTAYFWTADEDHSEFGGKENVRIWSYSETFSFGGGSIFKDSGLSIRCVKD, from the coding sequence ATGGCAACGGCTACATGCGCCCTGTCTTTCGCATTGGCATTCACCGCCTGCGACGATTCCACCTCGGCCAGCGACAACGGCGGCAATGGCGGTAATGGAGGCGCAAACGTCGCCTGCACCAACGAACCAGTAGAATGCCCCACCATCCAATTCGAAAACGAAGTTTACGACTATCGAGACTGCAATCATTACAAGATTCAAACCTTCGGCACACAGACATGGATGACCGAAAACTTGAACTACAACGGTTGCGAGACCAAGGGACAAAACTGGTGCTACGGTGGTGACGCAGCCAACTGCCAAAAGTACGGTCGCCTTTACACCTGGACAGCCGCAATGGGCCTCGATAAATCTTACCAGAAGAATTACGCGAACCTGCCCGAAGGCACCGTCACCAACGGACTCTGCCCTGTCGGATACCATATTCCGAGCGACGCCGAAACGGATATTCTCATTGCATACCTTGAAGACAATGACAAAGTGGCAGAATTCAACTTCCAGTTCGGCGGCAAGAATAACTTCGCAGGCTTCGCCGACTTAGACAGAACCGCATACTTCTGGACTGCCGACGAAGACCACTCCGAATTTGGCGGTAAAGAAAATGTCCGCATCTGGAGCTATTCCGAAACATTCAGCTTCGGTGGCGGTTCCATATTCAAGGACAGCGGTCTTTCGATCCGCTGCGTGAAGGACTAA
- the rbr gene encoding rubrerythrin, giving the protein MANKYAGTQTEKNLQAAFAGESQARNKYTYFASCAKKEGYEQIAELFLKTADNEKEHAKLWFKELDGIGDTAANLKAAADGENYEWTDMYEDFAKTAEAEGFAALAKKFRMVAAIEKRHEERYRALLKNVETAAVFEKSEVKVWECRNCGHIVVGTKAPAACPVCAHPQSFFEVTAENY; this is encoded by the coding sequence ATGGCAAACAAGTACGCCGGAACCCAAACCGAAAAGAACCTCCAGGCCGCCTTCGCTGGCGAATCCCAGGCTCGCAACAAGTACACCTACTTTGCAAGCTGCGCCAAGAAAGAAGGCTATGAACAGATCGCTGAACTGTTCCTGAAGACTGCCGACAACGAAAAGGAACACGCCAAGCTTTGGTTCAAGGAATTGGACGGTATCGGTGATACTGCTGCCAACTTGAAGGCTGCCGCCGATGGCGAAAACTACGAATGGACCGACATGTACGAAGACTTCGCAAAGACTGCCGAAGCCGAAGGCTTTGCCGCTCTCGCCAAGAAGTTCCGCATGGTCGCCGCTATCGAAAAGCGCCACGAAGAACGCTACCGCGCACTCCTCAAGAACGTGGAAACTGCAGCCGTGTTCGAAAAGAGCGAAGTCAAAGTGTGGGAATGCCGCAACTGCGGTCACATTGTCGTTGGCACCAAGGCTCCGGCCGCATGCCCGGTGTGCGCCCACCCGCAGTCCTTCTTCGAAGTGACCGCCGAAAACTACTAA
- a CDS encoding anaerobic C4-dicarboxylate transporter yields MTLMIIQLLIVLLALYVGSRYESLALGAISGIGLAILVLGFGMQPGKPPTDVIYIIIAAVTCAGIMQASGGMDWLIQIAERLLRKHPNHITILAPLCTFFLTVLVGTGHVVYTLMPIICDISLKKGIRPERPCGVASVASQVGITCSPIAAAVASFVIISNANGFEINNLQVIAITIPACLCGLMAAAAVSYKRGLDLDKDPAFQARLKDPQMKEYMYGNTASVLDKEVSKEAKRAVFIFLGALAVIVLFSVFQIIGHDIRPQFPTGKIVDGVAQMKPLAMNIIIQIVMISAAAFMVIFCKAAPKKAVAGAVWQSGMVAVVAIYGIAWLADTYFANYMDVMQGGLKDIVQHYPWAIAFAFFAVSVLINSQGAVVVAMLPLAYSLGIEGPVLLGVLPSVYGYFFIPNYPSDIATVNFDRSGTTVIGKYLLNHSFMRPGMVSVIVSTIVGTILVKIFY; encoded by the coding sequence ATGACCCTCATGATTATCCAGCTTTTGATTGTACTATTGGCACTTTACGTGGGCTCGCGATACGAGAGCCTTGCCCTCGGCGCCATTTCGGGAATCGGTCTTGCCATTCTGGTGCTCGGGTTCGGCATGCAACCCGGCAAACCGCCTACCGACGTCATTTACATCATTATCGCGGCAGTCACCTGCGCGGGCATTATGCAGGCTTCGGGCGGTATGGATTGGCTGATTCAAATTGCAGAGCGCCTGTTACGCAAGCACCCGAACCATATCACGATTCTCGCTCCGCTCTGCACGTTCTTCCTCACGGTTCTCGTGGGCACCGGTCACGTAGTTTACACCCTGATGCCGATTATTTGCGACATCTCCTTGAAAAAGGGAATCCGCCCGGAACGCCCCTGCGGTGTAGCTTCTGTCGCCTCACAGGTGGGCATTACCTGTTCCCCCATTGCAGCCGCCGTCGCCTCGTTCGTGATTATCTCGAACGCAAACGGTTTTGAAATCAACAACCTGCAAGTCATCGCGATTACGATTCCCGCCTGTCTCTGCGGTCTTATGGCCGCAGCCGCCGTCTCGTACAAGCGCGGACTCGACCTCGACAAAGACCCTGCCTTCCAGGCGCGCCTCAAAGACCCGCAGATGAAGGAATACATGTATGGGAATACCGCTTCCGTGCTCGACAAGGAAGTATCCAAAGAAGCAAAACGAGCTGTATTCATCTTCCTCGGCGCTCTCGCCGTTATTGTGCTCTTCTCCGTGTTCCAGATTATCGGCCATGATATCCGCCCGCAATTCCCGACCGGCAAGATTGTCGATGGAGTCGCCCAAATGAAACCGCTCGCCATGAACATCATCATTCAGATTGTGATGATTTCGGCCGCCGCGTTCATGGTTATTTTTTGTAAGGCAGCCCCCAAGAAGGCCGTAGCTGGAGCCGTGTGGCAAAGCGGCATGGTGGCCGTCGTCGCCATTTACGGAATTGCCTGGCTTGCCGACACTTACTTCGCAAACTACATGGACGTGATGCAGGGCGGACTTAAGGACATCGTGCAACATTACCCATGGGCTATCGCATTCGCATTCTTCGCGGTGAGCGTGCTCATCAACTCGCAGGGCGCAGTCGTGGTCGCCATGCTCCCGCTCGCCTATAGCCTCGGCATCGAAGGCCCTGTGCTCCTGGGCGTACTCCCGAGCGTATACGGCTACTTCTTTATTCCGAATTACCCTTCGGACATTGCAACCGTGAACTTCGACCGTTCGGGCACCACCGTTATCGGCAAGTACCTATTGAACCACAGTTTCATGCGCCCAGGCATGGTGAGCGTCATCGTCTCGACCATCGTAGGCACCATCTTGGTGAAAATTTTCTACTAG